A stretch of the Acetonema longum DSM 6540 genome encodes the following:
- a CDS encoding ABC transporter permease, whose amino-acid sequence MFWESVLIALEGLRANKLRSALTMLGIIIGVGAVIAMVSIGLGVQQRVQSSIASLGSNLLIVMPGSNSPSGGVRLAAGSNITLTRRDAQAISREIAGINYAAPAVSRTFQVIYGNQNWNTSVQGTTPEFLPIRDFAVAAGTFFSSSDDATRNRVAVLGQTVASNLFGNVSPLGKTIRIGQAPFRVIGILASKGQSSMGHDQDDMIIIPLATAQDRLLGITYVNSISIQVENEKIIDQVQENVTSLLRTRHRLAPNVENDFTVRNLTALMATMQETTGTITLFLGAVAAISLLVGGIGIMNIMLVSVTERTREIGIRKALGATFNNILTQFIVEATVISVTGGCIGILLGIAGARVVSLIAGWSTVISSLAILGAFGVSVIIGLFFGIYPARQAALLDPIDALRYE is encoded by the coding sequence ATGTTCTGGGAAAGTGTTCTGATTGCGCTGGAAGGACTGCGGGCGAACAAGCTCCGTTCCGCCCTGACGATGCTGGGGATTATCATCGGCGTTGGCGCCGTTATTGCCATGGTTTCCATTGGCCTGGGCGTACAGCAAAGAGTGCAGAGCTCCATTGCCAGCCTGGGAAGCAATCTGCTGATTGTTATGCCCGGGTCCAATTCGCCGTCCGGCGGGGTGCGCCTGGCAGCCGGGTCCAATATTACACTGACCCGCCGGGATGCCCAGGCTATTTCCCGGGAGATCGCCGGGATCAACTATGCAGCGCCTGCTGTCAGCAGAACCTTTCAGGTCATCTATGGCAACCAAAATTGGAATACCAGTGTTCAGGGTACCACGCCGGAATTTTTGCCGATCCGTGATTTTGCCGTGGCTGCCGGTACCTTTTTCAGCAGCAGTGACGACGCCACCCGCAACCGGGTAGCGGTACTCGGACAGACCGTAGCCAGCAACCTGTTCGGCAACGTCAGCCCGTTGGGCAAGACTATTCGTATTGGCCAGGCGCCGTTTCGCGTAATCGGGATCCTCGCCAGCAAAGGGCAGTCATCCATGGGGCATGATCAGGACGACATGATCATTATCCCCCTGGCCACCGCTCAGGACCGGCTTCTGGGGATCACTTATGTGAATAGTATCAGCATCCAGGTGGAAAATGAAAAAATCATCGATCAGGTTCAAGAGAATGTCACCTCTTTGCTCAGGACGCGTCACCGCCTGGCGCCAAACGTAGAAAATGACTTCACGGTGCGCAATCTGACCGCCCTGATGGCGACCATGCAGGAGACTACCGGCACGATTACGCTGTTTTTGGGGGCGGTAGCCGCTATTTCTCTTCTGGTCGGCGGCATTGGGATCATGAATATCATGCTGGTGTCGGTGACTGAGCGGACGCGGGAAATCGGCATCAGAAAAGCATTGGGCGCTACCTTTAACAATATTCTTACCCAATTTATTGTCGAAGCGACGGTCATCAGTGTCACCGGCGGCTGCATCGGTATTTTGCTGGGGATAGCCGGTGCCCGCGTCGTATCGCTTATAGCCGGATGGAGTACGGTTATTTCCTCGCTGGCCATCCTGGGGGCCTTTGGCGTTTCAGTCATCATCGGCCTGTTTTTCGGGATTTATCCCGCCCGCCAGGCGGCTCTGCTGGATCCGATCGACGCTTTGCGGTATGAATAA
- a CDS encoding PAS domain-containing sensor histidine kinase, which produces MDFFTASILGTIIGTILMILIYTYLYVVYRERYIGHWLLGWLILFLRGVFLDSGIFDWTNSVTGFTCFQVLIIMAILIYVWGIYIFIGKPIKIWWIYAALGTSVLSFIFTIMDLPITYKLFPPAWFGGITAIWLGIIFMRHLKVSKVSKQILAFAYTLWGMHSLDMPFFIDVSWFVPWGYLIDCILRLIVALCTLVVYFENIRLDLVQKEAQYRLLAENAIDIIYRYRVSPEAYFEYISPSVLAVTGYTPEEYYSDPRLMLHLTHPDDVSQLCNFLQNPSCSRSFPLAFRLTRKDQSTIWVEQTGVPFYAEDGTMLALEGIIRDITFRKKMEYIASRADRMNTVGEMAASVAHEIRNPLTTVRGYLQLLLSKKEFDRYRDNFELMIDELDRTNTIIREYLCLAKDKRADLKICSLNKIIESLFPLIQADAVASKIAVSLDLSEIPELQLDENEIRQLLLNLVRNGLEAMPSGGCLNIRTFWDNDKAVLSVSDHGPGMPEYIFNNLGTPFLTTKDNGTGLGLPMCYRIANRHQADIDVKTSESGTTFYIRFNHPLASN; this is translated from the coding sequence ATGGATTTTTTTACCGCATCTATATTAGGCACGATAATCGGGACGATTTTAATGATCCTCATTTATACTTATCTTTACGTGGTATATCGTGAGCGCTATATTGGTCACTGGTTATTAGGCTGGCTCATTCTTTTTTTACGCGGTGTTTTTTTAGATAGCGGGATATTCGATTGGACGAATTCCGTAACAGGGTTTACCTGCTTTCAGGTATTAATAATTATGGCTATTTTAATATATGTGTGGGGCATTTATATCTTTATTGGCAAACCCATAAAGATATGGTGGATATATGCCGCTTTAGGCACTTCAGTGCTGAGCTTTATATTTACAATAATGGATTTGCCGATTACTTACAAACTTTTCCCCCCTGCTTGGTTCGGCGGCATCACAGCTATATGGTTAGGTATAATTTTTATGCGTCATTTAAAGGTGAGCAAAGTGAGCAAACAAATCCTCGCATTTGCCTATACCTTATGGGGGATGCACTCTCTGGATATGCCTTTTTTTATTGATGTATCATGGTTCGTCCCATGGGGTTATCTGATTGATTGTATCCTGAGGCTTATTGTTGCGCTATGTACATTGGTGGTGTATTTCGAGAACATCAGATTGGATTTGGTGCAAAAAGAAGCTCAATATCGATTATTGGCTGAAAATGCCATCGATATAATCTACCGTTATCGAGTGTCGCCTGAAGCTTATTTTGAATACATCAGTCCATCAGTTTTGGCGGTTACAGGATATACCCCTGAGGAATATTATTCCGACCCTCGGCTCATGTTGCATTTGACCCATCCCGATGACGTATCGCAGCTTTGCAATTTTCTCCAAAACCCTTCTTGTTCCCGTTCTTTTCCGCTTGCCTTCCGCTTAACACGAAAAGACCAAAGCACCATTTGGGTCGAACAAACAGGAGTCCCTTTTTACGCCGAAGATGGTACAATGTTGGCTTTGGAAGGCATTATCCGCGATATCACTTTTAGAAAAAAGATGGAATATATCGCTTCCCGGGCGGACCGAATGAATACTGTGGGCGAAATGGCGGCCAGCGTTGCCCATGAGATACGCAACCCCTTGACTACGGTACGTGGCTATTTGCAATTATTGCTAAGTAAAAAAGAATTTGACCGTTACCGCGACAATTTTGAACTAATGATCGATGAGTTAGATCGAACCAATACCATTATCCGGGAGTATCTGTGTCTGGCCAAAGATAAACGGGCTGATTTGAAAATCTGCAGCTTGAATAAGATTATCGAATCATTATTCCCCCTTATCCAAGCCGATGCCGTCGCTTCCAAAATAGCCGTCAGTCTCGATCTTTCCGAAATACCCGAATTACAACTGGATGAAAATGAAATTCGTCAACTGCTGCTGAATCTGGTCCGCAATGGGTTGGAAGCCATGCCATCAGGCGGCTGCCTCAATATCCGGACATTTTGGGACAACGATAAAGCTGTGTTGTCGGTCAGTGACCACGGCCCCGGTATGCCTGAATATATCTTCAACAATTTAGGCACGCCTTTTTTAACGACCAAGGACAACGGAACCGGGCTGGGACTGCCTATGTGTTATAGAATTGCTAATAGGCATCAGGCTGATATTGATGTTAAAACAAGTGAGAGCGGCACTACATTTTATATTCGATTTAATCATCCTCTCGCCTCAAATTAA
- a CDS encoding B12-binding domain-containing radical SAM protein — protein MKPEIDLLLVNSMAPRQRIASDAALENSLAILRTYLEDKAYRVEVMDEQRISGPEAGVPAWCLKLLRLLVRLQMATYRKEFKYIFLILMLSTWPVQALSLYYRTRHINGKINDIIRTIRNNRISLLGIKLWYGDSFRWSKLLAAKVREACPEVIIVAGGPQVKVYGEHVFHETKFDVAILGPGEEVLEKMIALQRQTFSRTDFFTQFEREISRSRLVQTGIYNPAGLPAQNQSLTIPRYRPEDMRDKLLFHTLVDGMGCSWNRCNFCSHTRQASAYQPRPVPEIIREFQAMSRQGISFFRFSSSETPPAHGKKIAQAILEHDLTVNYSMFVRPVRVTPAIYDAYCLMIQSGLRAVFMGGETGHDLINETVMNKGVRKKEIVDTINCIKLAAAAVGKNCRIGLSLIYPTPVVADVTLQDVYEADIRLIQETLPDTVIVNPPGVFPHTAWMENAGQFGFAITPDFVFELMQYEYSIYKPVEFWGQLGFSLQGKSTPDLIKETGKLRNAIAEMGIPTDISDEYLMMTEAIGYTAKVDLLRFKRDSLQDIMSGSSRYMREVIARINIQSRQMADGSLKSPGSGTAASLQSFFPHNS, from the coding sequence ATGAAGCCAGAGATCGATTTACTGCTTGTAAACAGCATGGCGCCCCGTCAGCGGATTGCTTCGGATGCGGCACTGGAAAATAGCCTGGCGATTTTGCGTACCTACCTGGAAGATAAGGCATACCGGGTGGAAGTCATGGATGAACAGAGAATCAGCGGACCGGAAGCAGGTGTGCCGGCCTGGTGCCTGAAACTGCTGCGACTGTTAGTCCGGCTGCAGATGGCGACATACCGGAAAGAATTCAAGTATATCTTCCTGATCCTTATGCTGTCGACCTGGCCGGTGCAGGCCTTATCACTGTATTACCGAACCCGGCATATAAACGGCAAAATCAACGACATCATCCGCACTATACGGAATAACCGAATCTCGCTGCTAGGAATCAAATTATGGTACGGCGATTCCTTCCGCTGGAGCAAACTGCTGGCCGCCAAAGTCAGGGAGGCTTGCCCCGAGGTTATCATTGTCGCCGGCGGACCTCAGGTAAAAGTATACGGGGAACATGTCTTCCATGAAACAAAATTCGATGTAGCCATTCTGGGCCCCGGTGAAGAGGTGCTGGAGAAGATGATTGCATTGCAGCGGCAAACCTTCTCCCGGACAGACTTCTTCACCCAGTTTGAACGTGAAATCAGCCGGTCACGGTTAGTGCAAACCGGGATTTACAATCCCGCTGGTCTGCCAGCACAGAATCAATCGCTTACTATCCCCCGTTATCGCCCGGAGGACATGCGGGATAAACTCTTATTTCACACCCTGGTAGACGGTATGGGCTGCAGTTGGAACCGCTGCAACTTCTGCTCCCATACCAGACAGGCCTCAGCCTACCAGCCCCGGCCGGTGCCGGAAATCATCCGGGAGTTTCAGGCTATGAGCCGGCAGGGTATCTCCTTCTTCCGTTTCAGCAGTTCCGAAACGCCGCCCGCGCATGGCAAAAAGATCGCCCAGGCTATCTTGGAGCATGATCTAACGGTGAATTACTCGATGTTTGTGCGGCCGGTAAGGGTAACCCCGGCTATTTACGACGCCTATTGCCTGATGATCCAATCCGGACTGCGGGCGGTATTCATGGGCGGTGAAACCGGCCATGACTTGATCAATGAAACGGTGATGAACAAAGGAGTTCGGAAAAAGGAGATCGTGGATACCATCAACTGCATTAAACTGGCTGCCGCGGCGGTAGGCAAGAATTGCCGCATCGGCCTGTCTCTGATTTATCCTACGCCGGTAGTGGCTGATGTTACCTTGCAGGATGTTTACGAGGCGGATATCCGCTTGATTCAGGAAACACTGCCTGATACGGTCATTGTCAATCCCCCGGGTGTCTTCCCCCACACCGCATGGATGGAAAATGCCGGCCAATTCGGTTTTGCCATCACTCCGGATTTTGTTTTCGAGCTGATGCAGTATGAATATTCCATTTATAAGCCGGTTGAATTTTGGGGACAGTTGGGATTCTCACTGCAAGGGAAAAGTACTCCCGACCTCATTAAAGAAACAGGCAAGCTGAGAAATGCAATAGCTGAGATGGGCATTCCCACGGATATTTCCGATGAGTACCTGATGATGACCGAAGCCATCGGCTATACGGCCAAAGTCGATTTGCTGCGTTTCAAACGTGACTCCCTGCAGGATATCATGTCCGGCAGCAGCCGTTACATGCGGGAAGTCATAGCCAGAATCAACATTCAAAGCCGTCAGATGGCCGACGGCAGCCTAAAAAGCCCGGGCAGCGGCACCGCCGCATCCCTCCAATCATTCTTCCCGCATAACTCATAA
- a CDS encoding cyclic nucleotide-binding domain-containing protein: MNGNLQTVPGYQMERRPLTVEVAKTPEEKAEIYHFRYRTYVEEMSRQLKPSIQSKELLFDAMDEWGLLLYAKTDSEIIGSIRINIGLPEEFPEELVKVLSLDRFQKFYEGKKAQRFALITKLMVAPLYRNSQILYFLLSKCYELSCGFQVQFIFGGCNFYLLRLYEEIGLRRIGRNFLDPGYGLIAPLVYLVDDMNHMRNVRSPIFRIARKRKDCASQEVTDWFFNEFPEDSSVVNSQLITEKELWTVLYNRLGNPPEKIIPVLQGLPEAAAQKFLHSCSLIARCYPGDRITTSGDPSNELNILLSGTVQISGPDSTNTVLPGQHFGEIGLIEHPAHTQNAVSTTEAEILVLSQLAFPKFQRRYPDIANRVLHNLSILTAGSTRRVQP; this comes from the coding sequence ATGAATGGCAATTTGCAAACAGTACCCGGTTATCAAATGGAACGTAGACCATTAACAGTCGAGGTGGCAAAAACTCCTGAAGAAAAAGCGGAAATCTATCATTTTCGCTATCGCACTTACGTAGAAGAAATGTCCCGCCAGTTAAAGCCTTCGATTCAAAGCAAGGAGCTTCTATTCGATGCAATGGACGAATGGGGTCTTTTGCTATACGCTAAAACGGATTCGGAAATTATTGGGTCAATCAGGATAAACATTGGTTTGCCGGAAGAATTCCCCGAAGAATTGGTAAAAGTACTTTCATTAGACAGATTTCAAAAATTTTACGAAGGAAAGAAGGCTCAAAGGTTTGCCCTTATCACCAAATTGATGGTGGCGCCGCTTTATCGAAATTCACAAATATTATACTTTTTATTATCGAAATGTTACGAACTTTCCTGCGGATTTCAAGTGCAGTTTATTTTTGGCGGCTGCAACTTTTATCTACTCCGGCTTTATGAAGAAATAGGACTGCGACGTATTGGCAGGAATTTTTTAGACCCGGGGTATGGTTTAATAGCACCACTTGTCTATTTGGTTGATGATATGAACCATATGCGAAATGTACGTTCTCCGATATTCCGTATAGCCCGGAAAAGGAAAGACTGCGCCAGCCAGGAGGTTACCGACTGGTTTTTCAACGAATTTCCTGAAGACTCCAGCGTAGTAAACAGTCAATTGATTACGGAAAAAGAGTTATGGACGGTGCTGTACAACCGCTTAGGGAACCCTCCCGAAAAAATCATACCTGTATTGCAGGGATTGCCTGAAGCAGCCGCCCAAAAATTCCTGCACAGCTGCAGCCTCATTGCCCGGTGCTATCCGGGTGACCGCATCACCACCAGCGGCGATCCCAGCAATGAACTCAACATTCTGCTTTCCGGCACAGTGCAAATATCCGGTCCCGACAGCACAAATACCGTTCTGCCCGGGCAGCATTTTGGCGAAATAGGGTTAATTGAGCATCCCGCCCATACCCAAAATGCCGTTTCGACTACGGAAGCAGAAATACTAGTCTTATCCCAGTTGGCTTTCCCAAAATTCCAGCGTCGCTACCCGGATATCGCCAATAGGGTTCTGCATAACCTGTCAATTCTCACTGCCGGATCAACAAGGAGGGTTCAACCATGA
- a CDS encoding efflux RND transporter periplasmic adaptor subunit: MRTSGRRMTKLLVPILVLSALSRPVFAAPIELSLDESITLALQNNSDIKIAASEREQNSWALKQAKAGKGFSLSLTHSDTRYSSPTVEFADGRYSRDKFASTVSASLPVYSGGKLESQIEQAKLGLDIADLTVEATRQQIKQNVTTNYFGVLQYQQELQVNRETVDNYTAHLKNVRDKYEVGTVAKILVVLDDTAIRAQVAQYKAQVTNYASIYERTRKLTALGGESAQQLDSDQTNYLVAKANYDNYVTQLGYYVITAPIDGVVIGEPTPAGQTVVQGISEAQVLMTVADMSQMQVKVMVDETDIGKVKTGQTVSFTVDTYTDKTFTGEVTRISKDATTSSNVVYYYVYVDVDSPQGLLYPTMTARVTLHVGESKNALVVPLSAIKEEKGQKYVQVMVNGQLQNQPVQIGLSNDEQTEILSGLNEGDQVVLPAAKAPTANAQRQGPPPPL; encoded by the coding sequence ATGAGAACATCCGGAAGGCGCATGACCAAGCTATTGGTACCGATTCTCGTTTTATCTGCCCTCAGCCGCCCGGTATTCGCCGCGCCCATTGAGCTGTCGCTTGACGAGAGTATCACCTTGGCGCTGCAAAATAATTCGGATATAAAAATCGCGGCCTCTGAGAGAGAACAAAACAGTTGGGCGCTGAAACAAGCAAAAGCGGGCAAAGGATTCAGCCTCAGCCTGACCCATAGCGACACGCGCTATAGCTCGCCGACGGTGGAATTCGCCGACGGCCGTTACAGCCGCGACAAATTTGCCAGCACAGTGTCGGCCAGCTTGCCGGTCTACTCCGGCGGTAAATTGGAGAGTCAGATCGAGCAGGCTAAACTGGGGCTCGACATTGCCGATCTCACGGTCGAGGCAACCAGGCAGCAAATTAAACAAAACGTCACTACAAACTATTTCGGCGTGCTGCAGTATCAGCAAGAATTGCAGGTGAACCGGGAAACGGTCGATAACTATACCGCCCACCTGAAAAATGTCCGGGATAAGTATGAAGTCGGCACAGTGGCCAAAATTTTAGTTGTGCTTGATGATACGGCCATTCGGGCGCAGGTTGCCCAGTATAAGGCCCAGGTGACCAATTACGCTTCTATTTACGAGCGTACCAGGAAACTGACAGCCCTTGGCGGCGAGTCGGCGCAGCAGTTGGACTCCGATCAGACCAACTACCTGGTGGCCAAAGCTAACTACGACAATTATGTAACCCAGCTGGGATATTATGTGATTACGGCGCCCATTGACGGCGTAGTGATCGGCGAGCCTACTCCCGCCGGCCAGACGGTGGTCCAGGGGATTTCCGAGGCTCAGGTGCTCATGACCGTTGCCGATATGTCCCAAATGCAGGTCAAGGTCATGGTGGATGAAACGGATATCGGCAAGGTAAAAACAGGGCAGACTGTTTCCTTCACTGTGGATACCTACACGGACAAAACCTTTACCGGCGAGGTAACGCGCATTTCCAAGGATGCCACTACTTCGTCGAATGTTGTTTACTACTATGTATATGTAGATGTGGATTCGCCGCAGGGCCTGCTGTATCCGACGATGACCGCCAGAGTCACGCTTCACGTTGGTGAGAGCAAAAATGCGCTGGTGGTGCCTTTGTCGGCCATCAAGGAAGAAAAAGGGCAAAAGTATGTGCAAGTGATGGTCAACGGCCAACTGCAGAACCAACCGGTCCAAATCGGATTGAGCAATGACGAGCAGACGGAAATCCTCAGCGGACTCAATGAAGGCGATCAGGTCGTGCTTCCTGCGGCCAAGGCGCCGACTGCAAACGCTCAGCGTCAGGGACCGCCGCCTCCCCTATAA